A stretch of Pseudomonas taetrolens DNA encodes these proteins:
- a CDS encoding LysR family transcriptional regulator: MDYELNDIRSFVKIAELGSFHEAADALHLSQPALSRRIKKLEEGLGTALLDRTTRKVSLTSVGRDFLPKARRLLDDFDESILNIRELAERQIGRVTLACIPTAAFYFLPSVIRLYNERYPKIRIRLLDLSANEGLEAVLRGEADFGINMMSGQHPDIEFVPLVIEPFVLACRRDHELAGRSSVTWSELSDYRLIGVGRLSGNRMLLDHALSGLSWRPQWFYEVQHLSTSLGLVEAGLGVSAMPSLAMPAGDHPTLVSVPLIEPVVNRSLGLVYRRGASLSPAAEKFVSILLEQWPQ, translated from the coding sequence ATGGATTATGAGCTGAACGACATCCGATCTTTCGTAAAGATCGCCGAACTTGGCAGCTTTCACGAAGCTGCAGATGCACTGCATCTTTCTCAGCCGGCGTTGAGCCGCCGAATCAAAAAGCTGGAGGAGGGGTTGGGCACGGCATTGCTTGATCGCACCACCCGCAAGGTGAGCCTGACGAGTGTAGGCCGGGACTTTCTGCCCAAAGCACGCCGGTTACTGGACGATTTCGATGAGTCGATTCTCAATATCCGCGAACTGGCCGAGCGCCAGATCGGCAGGGTGACTTTGGCGTGCATACCCACAGCTGCTTTCTACTTCTTGCCCTCAGTGATTCGTCTCTATAACGAGCGCTACCCTAAAATCCGCATCCGTTTGCTGGACTTGAGTGCGAATGAAGGGCTTGAAGCCGTGCTGCGTGGAGAGGCCGATTTTGGCATCAACATGATGAGTGGGCAGCATCCGGACATTGAGTTTGTGCCACTGGTCATAGAACCTTTTGTCCTGGCCTGTCGGCGTGATCACGAACTGGCCGGGCGCAGTTCAGTCACCTGGTCTGAGCTCAGCGATTATCGGCTTATCGGTGTCGGTCGCCTGAGCGGGAACCGCATGCTGCTGGATCACGCCTTGTCAGGTTTGAGCTGGCGTCCACAGTGGTTCTACGAGGTGCAGCACTTGTCTACTTCTCTGGGGCTGGTGGAAGCCGGGCTGGGTGTATCAGCAATGCCAAGCCTGGCAATGCCTGCGGGGGATCACCCGACCCTGGTCAGTGTCCCGTTGATAGAGCCGGTGGTGAACCGGTCGCTGGGACTGGTTTACCGTCGGGGGGCATCGCTCTCCCCGGCGGCAGAGAAGTTCGTCTCAATACTGCTAGAACAATGGCCGCAATAG
- a CDS encoding 4-oxalomesaconate tautomerase produces the protein MQRIPCVLMRGGTSKGPVFLAWDLPAAVQDRDELLLNLMGSGHELEIDGIGGGSPQTSKVAIVSPSLHPDADVDYLFVQVMVSQRRVDSAPNCGNMLCAVGPFAIEQGLVKARPGVTRVRIRNLNTGTFVDSDVQTPDGKVSYEGETAIDGVPGTAAPVQLTFLDAAGSKTGKLFPTGNTRDVIDGIAVTCIDMAMPMLLVEASQLGKRGDESPAELDADNVFLQRLESLRLQAGIAMGLGDVSDKVIPKPVLVSPAKAGGTIQVRYFMPHNCHRALAITGSIGLATACVIEGSIVAHMLGDVSVPRLDKVRIEHPSGGIDVVLSYTGDKGETIQASVVRTARRLFSGYVYATDSQRLAG, from the coding sequence ATGCAAAGAATTCCCTGTGTGCTAATGCGCGGCGGTACCTCCAAAGGCCCGGTATTCCTGGCCTGGGATCTGCCTGCAGCTGTTCAAGACCGAGATGAGCTGCTGCTCAATCTGATGGGCTCAGGTCATGAACTGGAAATCGATGGCATTGGCGGTGGCAGCCCGCAAACCAGCAAGGTGGCAATCGTCAGCCCTTCGCTGCACCCGGATGCAGATGTTGATTATCTGTTCGTGCAAGTGATGGTTTCTCAGCGTCGGGTAGACAGCGCTCCCAACTGCGGCAACATGCTGTGTGCGGTCGGCCCCTTTGCTATCGAACAGGGCCTGGTCAAGGCCAGACCCGGCGTAACCCGCGTACGGATTCGCAACTTGAACACAGGCACATTCGTCGATTCCGACGTGCAAACACCGGATGGCAAAGTCAGCTATGAGGGCGAAACCGCAATCGACGGTGTGCCCGGTACCGCGGCCCCGGTACAACTGACCTTTCTTGATGCGGCTGGCAGCAAGACCGGCAAGCTTTTCCCTACAGGCAACACACGGGATGTGATCGATGGCATTGCTGTCACCTGCATCGACATGGCAATGCCCATGCTGCTGGTTGAGGCAAGTCAATTAGGTAAACGGGGAGATGAAAGCCCCGCAGAACTGGATGCCGACAACGTGTTTCTGCAACGCCTTGAATCGTTGCGCCTTCAAGCGGGCATCGCAATGGGCCTGGGTGATGTCAGCGACAAAGTGATTCCTAAACCCGTTTTAGTGTCGCCGGCCAAAGCGGGCGGTACGATTCAGGTTCGCTACTTCATGCCCCACAACTGTCACCGCGCCCTTGCCATTACTGGCTCCATCGGTCTGGCCACTGCCTGCGTCATTGAAGGCAGCATTGTTGCGCACATGCTGGGAGACGTGAGCGTCCCGCGTCTCGACAAGGTGCGTATCGAGCACCCAAGCGGCGGGATTGATGTCGTATTGTCATACACCGGCGACAAGGGCGAGACCATCCAGGCCTCGGTGGTACGAACCGCACGCCGGCTTTTTTCCGGCTACGTCTACGCCACTGATTCTCAGAGACTGGCCGGGTAG
- a CDS encoding dicarboxylate/amino acid:cation symporter, with protein MSDAMKYFKSLYVQILCAVVLGIIVGHFWAQQAIALKPLGDAFIKLIKMMIAPVVFCTIVTGIAGMSDKRSLGRLLSKTMLLFLGLTVISLCIGLVAVYVFQPGAGMNIDPGQLNTSGLAQYTESAAKLGVVEFFMHIIPETFVGAFSKGEVLPVLFIAVLSGFALSSLGERGKPVLDVLESASHMVFKIFSYLMRFAPIGAFGALAFTVGQYGITSLGSLAKLIMTLYIACGLFVFVVLGSICRANGFSLWKLLRYFREEFLVVLGTSSTEPVMPRMLEKLEALGCKKSVVGLVLPTGYSFNLDGTAIYLSLAAIFIAQACNIDLTFTQIITMLAIMLLSSKGAAGVTGSGFVALASTLTVIHDIPLAGLALLIGVDRFMSEARALTSLASNAVATVVISMSENACNRETLIRTLDGKALPTAQQIPEKSWEEVHVTKNR; from the coding sequence ATGAGTGATGCCATGAAATATTTTAAATCGCTCTACGTCCAAATCCTTTGCGCGGTCGTGCTGGGGATCATCGTTGGACATTTCTGGGCCCAGCAAGCCATCGCCCTCAAGCCACTGGGTGATGCTTTCATCAAGCTCATCAAGATGATGATTGCGCCCGTCGTGTTCTGCACCATCGTCACGGGCATCGCCGGAATGAGTGACAAACGCTCACTCGGTCGTCTGCTGAGCAAGACCATGCTGCTGTTTCTGGGCCTGACGGTCATCAGCCTGTGCATCGGCCTGGTTGCGGTCTATGTTTTCCAGCCGGGCGCTGGCATGAACATTGATCCAGGCCAGTTGAACACCAGCGGCCTGGCGCAGTACACCGAGTCGGCGGCCAAGCTGGGGGTTGTAGAGTTTTTCATGCACATCATCCCCGAAACCTTTGTCGGCGCATTCAGTAAAGGCGAAGTACTGCCGGTGCTGTTCATTGCGGTGCTGTCCGGCTTTGCCTTGTCCTCACTGGGCGAACGTGGCAAACCGGTGCTTGACGTGCTTGAATCCGCGTCGCACATGGTCTTCAAGATTTTCTCCTACCTGATGCGCTTTGCACCGATTGGCGCCTTCGGGGCCCTGGCCTTCACCGTAGGCCAGTACGGCATCACCTCGCTGGGCTCGCTGGCGAAGTTGATCATGACCTTGTACATCGCCTGCGGGCTCTTCGTTTTCGTGGTACTCGGCAGCATTTGCCGCGCTAACGGCTTCAGCCTCTGGAAACTGCTGCGCTACTTCCGGGAAGAGTTCCTGGTGGTACTCGGGACGTCTTCCACCGAGCCTGTCATGCCCCGCATGCTGGAGAAACTCGAGGCCCTGGGCTGCAAGAAAAGCGTCGTAGGCCTGGTACTGCCAACCGGCTACTCGTTCAACCTAGACGGTACTGCGATCTATCTGTCGCTGGCTGCCATTTTCATTGCCCAGGCCTGCAACATCGATCTGACCTTTACCCAAATCATCACCATGCTGGCGATCATGCTTTTGTCCTCAAAAGGTGCCGCAGGTGTGACCGGCAGCGGATTTGTTGCGCTGGCCTCGACCCTGACCGTGATTCACGACATTCCGCTGGCCGGCCTGGCGTTACTGATTGGTGTTGATCGTTTTATGTCTGAAGCACGGGCACTGACCAGCCTGGCCAGCAACGCTGTGGCGACCGTGGTCATTTCGATGTCTGAAAACGCCTGCAACCGGGAAACGCTAATCCGGACCCTGGACGGGAAAGCGCTCCCGACCGCGCAGCAGATCCCGGAAAAATCCTGGGAAGAAGTGCACGTCACTAAAAACAGATAG
- a CDS encoding CitMHS family transporter, whose translation MLAFLGLAMVVVFTFLIMTKRLSPIVALTLVPIVFAVIGGFGGTTGKMMLDGLKMVAPSAALLLFAILFFGLMIDAGLFDPLIRKILKRVNGDPMKIAIGTALLSLLVALDGDGTTTYMITCAAMLPLYKRIGMNPMILATISMLSLSIMSGMSPWGGPATRAIAALGLDAGAYFVPLLPTMIGGAMWVVFTAFLLGRAERKRIGNIQLQSGGGDCYIKAILEDTPHKRPKLAYVNLVLVIAVMAALVMGLMHAAILFLIGFVLALMINYPQLNIQKERILAHSGNAMTVVLLVFAAGIFAGIFSGTKMVDALAQTLVDWIPPSWGHLFPLVVAITSMPLTFVLSNDAYYFGVVPILANAAAAYGIDPLEIARASILGQPVHLMSPLVASTLLLVGMVDRDIGDFQKATFKWAVLTSLVVTALALLTGAISLFT comes from the coding sequence ATGCTCGCTTTCCTTGGCTTGGCCATGGTGGTCGTATTCACCTTCCTCATCATGACGAAGCGATTGTCGCCTATCGTCGCACTCACCCTTGTGCCCATCGTGTTCGCTGTCATCGGCGGCTTTGGCGGCACCACCGGCAAGATGATGCTCGATGGCCTGAAAATGGTCGCACCGTCAGCCGCATTGCTGCTGTTCGCGATCCTGTTTTTTGGCTTGATGATCGACGCCGGCTTGTTCGACCCACTGATTCGCAAGATTCTGAAGCGCGTCAATGGTGACCCGATGAAGATTGCGATAGGCACTGCCCTGCTGTCTTTGCTGGTGGCTCTCGACGGCGACGGCACTACGACTTACATGATTACGTGCGCGGCCATGCTGCCTCTGTACAAGCGCATTGGCATGAACCCGATGATCCTGGCAACCATCTCCATGCTGTCCTTGAGCATCATGAGCGGCATGAGCCCTTGGGGTGGCCCGGCGACGCGGGCGATTGCCGCACTGGGCCTGGATGCCGGCGCCTACTTCGTGCCCTTGCTGCCCACCATGATCGGCGGTGCGATGTGGGTGGTCTTTACCGCGTTCCTGCTGGGCCGCGCCGAGCGCAAACGCATCGGCAACATCCAACTGCAAAGTGGCGGCGGCGATTGCTACATCAAGGCGATTCTTGAAGACACACCGCACAAGCGTCCAAAGCTGGCCTACGTCAATCTTGTGCTTGTGATTGCAGTGATGGCCGCGCTGGTGATGGGACTAATGCACGCTGCCATCCTGTTTTTGATCGGCTTTGTCCTGGCGCTGATGATCAATTATCCGCAACTGAATATTCAGAAGGAACGCATCCTCGCCCATTCGGGCAACGCCATGACGGTGGTTCTGCTGGTGTTTGCCGCGGGCATCTTCGCCGGGATTTTCTCCGGGACGAAAATGGTCGATGCCCTGGCGCAAACCCTCGTCGACTGGATTCCGCCCTCCTGGGGCCACCTGTTCCCGTTGGTCGTGGCGATTACCAGCATGCCGCTGACCTTCGTACTGTCCAACGACGCTTACTATTTTGGTGTGGTGCCGATTCTGGCCAATGCCGCTGCCGCTTACGGCATCGATCCGCTTGAAATCGCCCGGGCTTCTATCCTCGGACAGCCCGTACACCTCATGAGCCCGCTGGTGGCCTCTACCCTATTGCTGGTGGGTATGGTCGATCGCGACATTGGCGACTTCCAGAAAGCCACCTTTAAATGGGCAGTGCTGACCTCCCTGGTGGTAACGGCGCTGGCTTTGCTCACCGGGGCAATCAGCCTGTTCACCTGA